In the genome of Longimicrobium terrae, the window TCCACCATGCCGAAGGTGCGGTACTCCACCCCGTCCGGCACAAGCGCCACGCCGGCGAGCGCGGCGCTGGCGAGAAAGGCGAGGCTGGCCGCGACGCGGCGATGGGCGAGCGTCATCGGGGAATCCACTCCAGCGGGCCCGGCCGCAGCTGGCGCTGAATGCGGGCGATCAACGCGTCCGCCCGCGTGCGCGTGGAGGCGGCAACCGGGGCGGCCCGCACCCGCTGCGCCACGGCGAGCGCATCGTTCAGGCGCTGCTTGTCGTCCGCGCGGTACCAGGGGGACGCGCCGGAGGCCAGCATCATCCCCGCCCTGTCGAGCGCGATGCCCGCCCACATTTCCGTGCTTTCCACCAGGCGGACGCTGTCCTGCCCCGCGTTCTGGCGCGCGTCCAGCGCCTGCTCTTCCGCCTCGGCGTAGCGCGCCAGGGCGGCGGCCGTGTCACCCGCGGCCGCCGCGGAGATGGCGGCGCTCACCCGCTCGCGCGCGCGGGAAATGCGCGGCGTGTACGCGTCCGGGGCGATGGCCACCCACGCGCGCCCGCCCACTTCCGCCGCGGTCTGCGGCTGCCCGGCGTAGAGAACGACGGCGAGGCACGACAGCACGGCGAGCAGCGCGAGCCCCCCGAGAACCCAGGGATCGCGCAGTCCGTCGTTCCACCGGGGCCCCGCGGCCGCCTCCGTATCCATGCGGATCAGCCGGTCCCGCCTGCGTCCACCACTTCCTGCACGTCCTCCACTGGGATGAAGAAGTCCCCCAGGCGCGAACGATACGGCCCGTGCCAGTCCGAGCCGCCGCTGGGCCACAGCCCGAGTTCACGCGCGACGGAGCGGAAATGCTTGGCGTCGGACGGGTTGGTCGTGGGGCGAAAGCACTCCACGCCGGAAAGGCCCCACTCCGCGAAGTCGCGGATCGCCGCGTCGAACTGCCGCGGATCGGGGTGCGCCCACACGGCCACGCCGCCCGCGTCGCGGATCATTTCGATCGCGCTGCGCACGGAGGGAAGCTCGGTGGGAACGAAGGCCGATCCCGCGTCGCCCAGAAAGCGGTCGAACGCCTCACCCACGGAGCGCACCTGCCCGGCGGCGACCATCGCCCGGGCCACGTGCGGACGGCCGATGGCGCGCGCGTCCGTTCCCGCGGCGCGCAGGACGTCCTCGTATTCCACCGCGATGCCCATCGACTGAAGCTTGCGCACCATCTCGCGCGCCCGCTCCTGCCGCCGTCCCAGCGCGCCCGCCTCGTGGGCAAGCAGCGACGCGGCGTCGGGCGCCACATGGTAGCCCAGGACGTGGATCTCGTCTTCCCCGTGGCGGCTGCTGACCTCCACGCCGGCGATCACGCGCACCGGCCCGCCCGCCGCGGCGGCCAGGGCTTCGGCGACGCCGCCGATGGTGTCGTGGTCAGTGATGGCGATGATGTCCAGCCGGGCGTCGGCCGCGGTGCGGACAAGGTCGGCGGGAGACAGTTCGCCGTCGGAGGCGCGGGTGTGCAGGTGGAGATCGACTCGCTTCATACGGATGGGGATCAGAGACGGACGCGCCGCCCGCCGGTGCGGCGGGCGGCGCGTGATCATGACAGTTCAGTGGTGACCCGCGTTTGCTACTGGCGCCACGCCACGCCCAGCCCCCAGTCCGCGCCGCGGCCCAGGTTGGCCCCGAAGCGGAGGACGAAGCCGGAGGCGAAGTCCAGGTCCACGCCCACGTCGGCCAGCACGTCAACCTGAATGTCGCTGTCGTCGTTGCGGTCGCCGATGATGTCGTTGGCCACGGCGAGACGCGGATGGATGTACGGCGTTACCGTCAGGTTGCCGGCGGGAATGGCCTGCCCGGCGGTAAAGCCCACCTGCCCGCCCAGAATGCCGGTGCCGTCACCCAGCACGCCCTGCGCGGCGGCGGTAAAGGCCAGACCGATGGGCGCGCCCGCGAGGACGACCGGGTTCCGCACTTCCAGCCCGAGCGTCAGGGCGCCGTCGCCGGTGTCCACGTAGCCTGCGCGCAGCCCCACGTCCGAGCCGCCGCGCGACGGGCGGCGCCAGATGCCTTCCACGCCCAGCGCGTCCGAGCCCCAGTCGTGAAGGTAGACGCCGAAGTCGCTGCGGGGAACCGGCGACATGTAGGTGGGCGTAAAGACCTGCGCGTCGGCGCGGGTGCCCGCGAACGCCGCCCCGATCGCGGCGGCGGCAATCCACTTGTGCTTCATCCTGGCGGTCCTGAGGTGGGGTCCATGCAACAAAGACGATGCCCGTCAGCCTGGGTAGTAGGCCAGCGGGCGTACGGGTGTTCCACGGGTTCAAGTTCTGGACCAGAGGAGAGAAGATGTAGGGAATAGGGAATAGGGAATGGGGAATAGAAACAGCGTTCATGATGATGGTTGATGCGCATCAGAGCGAAGTTCCATCGCGCTGCATCGTGGGCGGGCGTGATCGCGGTCAGCGTCGGTGGCGGAAACGGGATGGGCCCGGCCGGCAGCCGGACGGGCCCCATCCACAATCAATCTTCTCCGATCAGCCGGCCTGCGCGGTCCAGGCGTAGACCACGGGGGCGCCCGGCGCGACGTCCACGCTGATGGTGAAGGTCGTCGCGGTCACCGCGCTGATCCAGAAGCGGCCGGCGCCCATGAGGTCCGGCGCGCTGGCAGGCGTCACCGTGATCCCCGCGGCCGCGGGGGTGCGCGCCAGCCCGTGCGTCACCACAACCGAGGTGGCGCCGGCGGCGACGGTCGCCGTGCCCGTGGCGTCCGTGGCCCAGCCGCGGTTGTCGCGCGTGGTGAACGCGACCGGCGGCGTGGGCGCGTACACGTTCACGCGGTTGTCGCGAAACGTGTTGTACGAGATCTCCGTGTCCAGAAAGCTCCCCGTTCCCGCCACGCGCAGGTCCACACCCAGATCGCAGTCCACGATGGTGTTGCCGACGATGGACAGCCCCTTGGCCTCGACGCCGTTCAGGTAGACCGAGATGGCGGACCCTTCCTGCACCCCCGACTTGCGGACGTGCTTGATGACGTTGTTGGAGATGCGTACGTCGGTGGGCGCGTGATAGACGTACGTCGTCGTCCCGCCGACCGTGACCGGCTCCCCGTAGCGCTCCAGGCGGATGGCGCGCGTGTAGTACGGCCAGGCGGACTCATCGGTGTGCCGCACGCCGTTGATGACGTTGGACTCGATGAGGACGTTTTCCCCGCCGTAGACGATGATGGCGCCGTACGGCGTGTCCATGTCGGTGATGACGTTGTTGGAAACGATCAGGTCACCGCCATTCTGAAAGAAGAAGGCGAGAGCATGCCGCAGCCCGCGGGCTTCGTTGCCGTGCACCACCGTGTGGCCCTGGCCCAGAATCTGGATCGCGGGCGGCTGTGCCGGCGCCTCGCCCTCCGCGGGCGGGTTCTGGATGAACAGGTTGCCGATGTAGCGGCTGCTGATGGCGGCCGGGTTCTTTTCCTGGATGATGGCGCCCGTGGCGTCGCCCGGAGTGCCGATGTCTTCCAGGTGGTTGCCCGCCACGTAGGCGTGCACCGACGACTGGTAGATGAAGTTGGTGTTGCCGCCGCCGGGAATGCTGCGCACCCGCCGCACGTGGTTGTTGGTCACCACCAGCCGCTGGCAGATCACCTGCACCACCCGCGCGACGGCCGCGGCGCCGCTGAAGCCCTCCGCCGTCAGGTTGGCGACGTAGTTGTCGCTGAAGACGACCAGCTCGCGGCCCTCGTCCTCGTCGTTGCC includes:
- a CDS encoding right-handed parallel beta-helix repeat-containing protein, producing MINVKDAPYSASGNGTTDDSAAVKNAIAAAIAQGGAEVYFPAGIYNLPSWALTTPTPVPTLTEPVRLRGEVPGDTVLRGPGTTTRFAIARSELDVAGLTFENWGTIFEGINAPPVQAVSFENCTFRDSATFLLWSGTAAEFIGRLTIDRCIFRNLSTAVVSASMKFDAVYFTRSRVENCRRYVLRMSGNDEDEGRELVVFSDNYVANLTAEGFSGAAAVARVVQVICQRLVVTNNHVRRVRSIPGGGNTNFIYQSSVHAYVAGNHLEDIGTPGDATGAIIQEKNPAAISSRYIGNLFIQNPPAEGEAPAQPPAIQILGQGHTVVHGNEARGLRHALAFFFQNGGDLIVSNNVITDMDTPYGAIIVYGGENVLIESNVINGVRHTDESAWPYYTRAIRLERYGEPVTVGGTTTYVYHAPTDVRISNNVIKHVRKSGVQEGSAISVYLNGVEAKGLSIVGNTIVDCDLGVDLRVAGTGSFLDTEISYNTFRDNRVNVYAPTPPVAFTTRDNRGWATDATGTATVAAGATSVVVTHGLARTPAAAGITVTPASAPDLMGAGRFWISAVTATTFTISVDVAPGAPVVYAWTAQAG
- a CDS encoding PHP domain-containing protein translates to MKRVDLHLHTRASDGELSPADLVRTAADARLDIIAITDHDTIGGVAEALAAAAGGPVRVIAGVEVSSRHGEDEIHVLGYHVAPDAASLLAHEAGALGRRQERAREMVRKLQSMGIAVEYEDVLRAAGTDARAIGRPHVARAMVAAGQVRSVGEAFDRFLGDAGSAFVPTELPSVRSAIEMIRDAGGVAVWAHPDPRQFDAAIRDFAEWGLSGVECFRPTTNPSDAKHFRSVARELGLWPSGGSDWHGPYRSRLGDFFIPVEDVQEVVDAGGTG